A single Mercenaria mercenaria strain notata chromosome 9, MADL_Memer_1, whole genome shotgun sequence DNA region contains:
- the LOC123548036 gene encoding uncharacterized protein LOC123548036, translating to MPSSVGHEVHGWSRVKTAAFILISFVIGAAVVLATVYAKNIIDAISKGKAETNGENGHGGDNTCKIVTNLNGCKNTVNEKDIKGRSDHFSTNCSKVYKKIIYSRLYIFYEDGISFSKAVDFCHWTVRLKMLEIESSSECKDLQKYMNLNLGKASGYWTGQWNQEGKDTGNKTWPHVQPGDDIIITDRSMCVYLRPHSENCPRRKSMPDCSENKIPVCKC from the exons ATGCCGTCGTCAGTCGGGCACGAAGTTCACGGATGGTCGAGGGTGAAAACTGCAGCATTTATTTTGATCAGTTTCGTTATTGGAGCTGCAGTTGTGCTAGCCACGGTTTATGCTAAAAACATTATCGATGCC ATATCTAAGGGGAAAGCTGAAACAAATGGAGAAAATGGACACGGCGGCGACAATACTTGTAAAATAGTAACGAACCTAAATGGATGCAAGAATACAGTGAACGAAAAAG ATATCAAAGGAAGAAGCGACCATTTCTCGACGAACTGTTCAAAAGtatacaagaaaataatatacaGTCGATTGTATATATTTTACGAAGACGGAATTTCATTCTCGAAAGCAGTG GATTTTTGTCATTGGACAGTTCGCTTAAAGATGCTTGAAATTGAGAGTTCCAGCGAATGTAAAGATTTACAAAAGTACATGAATTTGAATCTGGGTAAAG CGTCGGGTTACTGGACCGGACAGTGGAATCAAGAGGGAAAAGATACGGGAAATAAAACATGGCCACACGTACAACCCGGggatgatattattattacggATCGCAGCATGTGTGTCTATCTACGGCCACATTCTGAAAACTGTCCGAGACGGAAGTCGATGCCAGATTGTTCTGAAAACAAAATTCCAGTTTGTAAATGTTAG
- the LOC123547249 gene encoding uncharacterized protein LOC123547249 produces MANTHYINARIEFDSMPNSELYVNRATVVSNFSESTFCETDFETLDAAQSDRYGDYTNLSKDVSYSNHGVVHDQSRPLNDRCGPLDFTVTSTVLKGKQELKSNNQKHVIYANDAMSQKDRDSIDTAVPRRTRKGNKMIRRISTMPSSVWHEVHGWSRVKTAAIILISFVIGAAVVLATIYAQKFIDTISKGNAELNEENGHGGDNTCKTVTNLNGCKNTIYEKDIKGRSDPFSTNCSKIYKKIINSRLYIFYEDGMSFSEAVDFCHWTVHLKMLEIESSSECKDLQKYMNLNLGKASGYWTGQWNQEGKDTGNEAWPHVQPEDDIIITDRSMCVYLRPHPENCTRKRSVQGCSENIIPVCKC; encoded by the exons ATGGCTAACACACATTATATAAACGCGAGGATTGAATTTGACAGTATGCCGAATTCTGAGCTGTACGTGAACAGAGCAACAGTTGTATCGAATTTTTCTGAGTCGACTTTCTGTGAGACCGACTTTGAAACCTTAGATGCCGCACAAAGTGACCGATACGGTGATTATACCAATCTGTCTAAAGACGTCTCATATTCCAACCATGGCGTTGTTCACGATCAAAGCAGGCCGCTAAACGACAGATGCGGACCTTTGGATTTTACAGTGACATCAACAGTGTTAAAAGGAAAACAGGagctgaaatcaaacaatcaaaaGCATGTGATTTATGCAAATGATGCTATGTCACAAAAAGATAGAGACAGCATAGATACCGCAGTTCCTAGACGTACTCGTAAGGGGAATAAGATGATACGCAGAATATCAACTATGCCGTCGTCGGTCTGGCATGAAGTTCACGGATGGTCGAGGGTgaaaactgcagctattattttgATCAGTTTCGTTATTGGAGCTGCAGTTGTGCTAGCCACGATTTATGCTCAAAAATTTATCGATACC ATATCTAAGGGAAATGCTGAATTAAATGAAGAAAATGGACACGGCGGCGACAATACTTGTAAAACAGTAACGAACTTAAATGGATGCAAGAATACAATATACGAAAAAG ATATCAAAGGAAGAAGCGACCCTTTCTCGACGAACTGttcaaaaatatacaagaaaataataaatagtCGATTGTATATATTTTACGAAGACGGAATGTCGTTCTCGGAAGCGGTG GATTTTTGTCATTGGACAGTTCATTTAAAGATGCTTGAAATTGAGAGTTCCAGCGAATGTAAAGATTTGCAAAAGTACATGAATTTGAATCTGGGTAAAG CATCGGGTTACTGGACCGGACAGTGGAATCAAGAAGGAAAAGATACGGGAAATGAAGCTTGGCCACACGTACAACCTGAGGATGATATTATCATTACGGATCGCAGCATGTGTGTCTATCTACGACCACATCCTGAAAACTGTACGAGAAAGAGATCGGTGCAAGGTTGTTCTGAAAACATAATTCCAGTTTGCAAATGTTAA